The Oscillospiraceae bacterium genome has a segment encoding these proteins:
- a CDS encoding metallophosphoesterase: MSDFSFYLVTDPHYFDESFGRSGSAYEARSRTDQKCVAETPAILDAGFAQIAADRETRVILIPGDLVYRGEYQSHVGFRKRLYRLQEAGKKIYLITARHDYAENPCEFIGDRTVPVAGMERSDLRDFYREFGFDDAIAEHRESMSYVAQLAPGLRLLALNCDGDCKDFKGLWPEQLDWAVAQIQAAHAAGERIIAMTHYPLLPFSAVMGLIGDAHLTDWEQTANTLADAGLELIFTGHMHAQAVTEHISPAGNTITDVQTGCFVGCPCAYRKVTVAPDGQVDIRSYTIDDFDYDKGGRTAAEYLQWRFDRMITDIMDAMATDFDAFMGKFGGSQGKEKLKGPVTAVGKLLQKLTVKQLGRLFWFRVDPSIGDRRVADVGVELVRNIFMGNEPYVPGTPMYDALDHLLRRLSPVLHILEKKLSAGNPQLSDLRAFVLSMIGDKKQRDYNCTLQLTK; encoded by the coding sequence ATGAGCGATTTTTCCTTTTATTTAGTGACGGACCCCCATTATTTTGACGAGTCCTTCGGCCGCAGCGGATCGGCTTACGAGGCCCGCTCCCGCACAGACCAAAAGTGTGTGGCGGAGACGCCGGCCATCCTTGACGCCGGGTTTGCCCAGATTGCAGCGGACAGGGAGACGCGTGTGATCCTGATCCCCGGCGATTTGGTGTACCGAGGCGAATACCAAAGCCATGTGGGCTTTCGCAAGCGGCTGTACCGACTGCAAGAAGCGGGCAAAAAGATTTACTTGATCACTGCCCGCCATGACTATGCGGAGAATCCCTGCGAATTTATAGGTGACCGCACGGTGCCGGTTGCCGGCATGGAGCGCAGCGACCTGCGGGACTTTTACCGGGAATTCGGATTTGACGACGCCATTGCCGAGCACCGGGAGAGTATGTCTTATGTGGCGCAGCTGGCGCCGGGCCTGCGGTTGTTGGCACTGAATTGTGACGGCGACTGCAAGGACTTTAAGGGCCTTTGGCCGGAGCAGTTGGACTGGGCAGTGGCACAAATTCAGGCGGCACACGCTGCCGGGGAGCGGATCATTGCTATGACCCATTATCCGTTGCTGCCGTTCTCGGCAGTGATGGGTCTGATCGGCGACGCCCATTTGACCGACTGGGAACAAACCGCCAACACGCTGGCAGACGCCGGGCTGGAGCTGATCTTTACCGGTCATATGCACGCTCAGGCGGTGACAGAGCACATCTCGCCGGCAGGCAACACCATTACCGATGTGCAGACCGGATGCTTTGTGGGCTGTCCCTGCGCCTATCGCAAGGTGACGGTGGCACCGGATGGCCAGGTGGACATTCGCTCCTACACGATTGATGACTTTGACTATGATAAAGGCGGGCGCACCGCGGCAGAATATCTGCAGTGGCGCTTTGACCGTATGATCACGGATATAATGGACGCTATGGCTACGGATTTTGATGCCTTTATGGGTAAATTCGGCGGCAGCCAAGGCAAGGAAAAGCTGAAAGGTCCGGTCACGGCAGTAGGCAAGCTGCTGCAAAAGCTGACGGTAAAGCAGCTGGGGCGGCTGTTTTGGTTCCGGGTGGATCCGTCCATCGGTGATCGTCGAGTGGCAGATGTGGGCGTGGAGCTGGTGCGTAATATCTTTATGGGCAACGAGCCGTACGTGCCCGGTACGCCCATGTATGACGCGCTGGATCACCTGCTGCGTCGTCTGTCTCCGGTGTTGCATATTTTGGAGAAGAAGCTCTCCGCCGGCAATCCGCAGCTCTCCGATCTGCGCGCCTTTGTGCTCTCCATGATCGGCGACAAAAAGCAACGGGATTACAACTGCACCTTGCAGTTGACTAAATAA
- a CDS encoding AraC family transcriptional regulator, with product MYENIKLFAESGRPLEVRFVGETVCDGKYRISRSCSDLNSLEYIVDGAGTLEINGQVLYPKAGDVFLLTEGSRHTYYADQNHPWHKYFISFSGPVADCLLRTYLPRDTYLFHGCYVEKAFARLFSLGFNNQDQDKAQIAMAPVLFSLVQSIYDRQITAEYDLADRIKREIENRATMHLDLEELCRTLNYSKNHIINRFSAKFGVTPYQYYKNCRLQIAKDYLINTQMTVSEIADALSYTDAQYFSYAFKQGTGCSPSRFRALTEM from the coding sequence ATGTATGAGAACATTAAGCTGTTTGCGGAGAGTGGGCGCCCGCTGGAGGTGCGCTTTGTGGGAGAGACGGTGTGCGACGGCAAATATCGGATCAGTCGATCGTGCAGTGATCTAAACTCTCTGGAATATATTGTGGATGGCGCTGGCACACTGGAGATCAACGGCCAGGTATTGTACCCCAAGGCGGGGGATGTGTTTCTTCTGACCGAGGGCAGCCGCCACACCTATTATGCGGATCAGAACCACCCCTGGCACAAGTATTTTATCAGTTTTAGCGGTCCGGTGGCAGACTGCCTGCTACGCACCTATTTGCCTCGGGACACCTATTTGTTTCATGGCTGTTATGTGGAAAAGGCCTTTGCCCGCTTGTTTAGCCTGGGGTTCAACAATCAGGATCAAGACAAGGCCCAGATCGCCATGGCGCCGGTGCTGTTTAGCTTGGTGCAGAGCATTTACGATCGGCAGATCACCGCGGAGTATGACCTGGCGGATCGCATCAAGCGGGAGATTGAGAACCGTGCCACCATGCACTTGGATCTTGAGGAACTATGCCGGACTTTGAATTATTCCAAAAATCATATTATCAACCGGTTTTCTGCCAAATTCGGCGTGACGCCGTATCAATATTACAAAAACTGTCGTCTGCAGATCGCAAAGGATTACCTGATCAATACCCAGATGACTGTCAGCGAAATTGCAGATGCCCTGTCCTATACGGACGCCCAGTATTTTTCTTATGCCTTTAAGCAGGGAACCGGGTGCTCTCCCAGTCGCTTTCGCGCGCTCACGGAAATGTGA
- a CDS encoding MFS transporter — translation MSGKTMAAPAVDQKQIGTGEFIWYMVSVFFYTNMTGMVGQYRNNFLVDVVQINQHQAALFNTLVSVVPWVLNFFIVMYIDGRAIGKRGKFRPLVMLAAVPMGLLLFLSFWVPGGLTGTLLMIYLCTVGILWGVMNTFGNTINNLAVVMSPNLRERDTVMSFRGIVSAVGNSASLVIILVLGLIWKDNKALQFILCAALSGVMGIITMLGGMRATRERIAYENERKNPMEGFGDILRNKYAWTIIVSEFLKSFRGIANFMGTFLAAALLGDSSKFLLFGLPTGIGTAVGMLVINFLLKKFDSRVLYIASGIYSLIANTGAFLIGYTYFKQETSGGPLQIVFIVFLFLIGLQFGASNLLPNMFQADVLEDIELKTGKRMDASLGFVIGIFTMVSGTVAGALSPLILYGDNSICGYVQGIQDGTLQSLKTKIWMLFFYTIFHGIMMFLAGVPFFFYKLTGARKAEIHAKLLEQRKTYDVAAED, via the coding sequence ATGTCCGGCAAGACCATGGCTGCACCCGCAGTCGACCAAAAGCAGATTGGCACCGGCGAATTTATATGGTACATGGTGTCTGTGTTTTTCTATACCAATATGACCGGTATGGTGGGGCAGTACCGCAACAACTTTTTAGTGGATGTGGTGCAGATCAATCAGCACCAGGCGGCGCTGTTTAACACGCTGGTGAGCGTGGTGCCCTGGGTGCTGAACTTCTTTATTGTCATGTACATTGACGGCCGCGCCATTGGCAAGCGGGGCAAGTTCCGTCCGCTGGTCATGCTGGCGGCAGTGCCTATGGGGCTGTTGCTGTTTCTTAGTTTTTGGGTGCCCGGGGGCCTGACAGGCACGCTGTTGATGATCTATTTGTGTACCGTGGGCATTCTGTGGGGCGTGATGAACACCTTCGGCAATACCATCAACAACCTGGCTGTGGTGATGTCGCCTAACTTGCGTGAGCGGGACACGGTGATGTCATTCCGTGGCATTGTTTCTGCGGTGGGTAACTCTGCATCCTTGGTGATCATTTTAGTGCTGGGTCTGATCTGGAAAGACAATAAGGCACTGCAATTTATTCTTTGCGCCGCTCTGAGCGGCGTGATGGGCATTATCACTATGCTGGGCGGTATGCGTGCCACGCGGGAGCGCATTGCCTATGAGAATGAGCGCAAGAACCCAATGGAGGGCTTTGGCGACATTTTGCGTAACAAGTATGCCTGGACCATTATTGTGTCCGAATTCTTAAAGAGCTTTCGTGGCATTGCCAACTTTATGGGCACCTTCCTGGCAGCGGCGCTGCTGGGCGATTCCAGCAAGTTTCTGCTGTTCGGCTTGCCCACCGGTATCGGCACCGCTGTGGGTATGCTGGTTATCAACTTCCTGCTGAAGAAATTTGACTCCCGGGTACTGTATATTGCCAGCGGCATCTACTCACTGATTGCCAACACCGGCGCGTTCCTGATCGGTTACACCTACTTTAAGCAGGAAACTTCCGGTGGTCCGCTCCAAATCGTGTTTATCGTGTTCCTGTTCCTGATCGGCTTGCAGTTTGGTGCCTCCAATCTGCTGCCTAATATGTTCCAGGCAGATGTGCTGGAGGATATTGAGTTGAAGACAGGCAAGCGAATGGACGCCTCTTTGGGATTTGTCATCGGTATCTTTACCATGGTCAGCGGCACCGTTGCCGGTGCCCTGTCTCCGCTGATTCTGTACGGAGACAACTCTATTTGCGGCTATGTGCAGGGCATCCAGGACGGCACCCTGCAATCCCTGAAGACCAAGATCTGGATGTTGTTCTTCTACACCATCTTCCACGGTATTATGATGTTCCTGGCCGGTGTGCCCTTTTTCTTTTACAAGCTCACCGGTGCCCGCAAGGCAGAAATTCATGCAAAACTGCTGGAGCAGCGCAAAACCTACGATGTGGCGGCAGAAGATTAA